A stretch of Streptococcus sp. oral taxon 061 DNA encodes these proteins:
- a CDS encoding DUF1033 family protein, giving the protein MYRVIEMYGDFEPWWFIEGWEEDVISSKKFENYYDALKYYKSCWFELEKKIPLYKSRGDLMTIFWNPEDKRWCEECDEFLQQYHSLALLEDGQVIPDEKFRPGYEKQTGIESHRTCRIKKDGTTF; this is encoded by the coding sequence ATGTATCGAGTTATAGAAATGTACGGGGATTTTGAACCTTGGTGGTTCATAGAAGGATGGGAAGAAGACGTCATTAGTAGTAAGAAATTCGAAAACTACTATGATGCCTTGAAGTATTATAAATCTTGCTGGTTTGAACTGGAAAAGAAAATTCCACTATATAAAAGTCGTGGGGACTTGATGACTATATTTTGGAATCCAGAGGATAAACGTTGGTGCGAGGAATGTGACGAATTTCTGCAACAATATCATTCACTGGCTTTGCTAGAAGATGGTCAAGTCATCCCAGACGAAAAATTCCGACCAGGTTATGAGAAACAAACTGGTATAGAAAGCCACAGAACTTGTCGTATCAAAAAAGATGGAACAACTTTTTAA
- the comGA gene encoding competence type IV pilus ATPase ComGA — MVQALAQELISFAKKDGAQDIYFIPKDKVYELHMRIGDERRLINSYDFEKLGAVISHFKFVAGMNVGEKRRSQLGSCDYQHDGKVTSLRLSTVGDYRGHESLVIRLLHDEEQELRFWFQGLKELGKGFRQRGLYLFAGPVGSGKTTLMHELAKSLFKGQQVMSIEDPVEIKQEEMLQLQLNEAIGLSYENLIKLSLRHRPDLLIIGEIRDSETARAVVRASLTGATVFSTIHAKSIRGVYERLLELGVSEDELAVVLQGVCYQRLIGGGGIIDFANQNYSEHQAEKWNEHMDQLLKDGHITALQAETEKISYQ, encoded by the coding sequence ATGGTACAAGCACTTGCACAAGAATTGATTAGTTTCGCAAAAAAGGATGGAGCTCAGGATATCTATTTTATTCCCAAGGATAAGGTCTATGAGTTGCATATGCGAATAGGAGATGAAAGGCGTTTGATTAATAGCTATGACTTTGAAAAGTTGGGAGCAGTTATTAGTCACTTTAAATTTGTTGCGGGGATGAATGTTGGAGAAAAGCGTCGTAGTCAGCTTGGGTCCTGTGATTATCAGCATGATGGCAAGGTTACTTCACTACGCTTATCGACGGTAGGAGATTATCGTGGTCATGAGAGTTTAGTTATTCGCCTTTTGCACGATGAAGAACAAGAGTTGCGCTTCTGGTTTCAAGGCCTTAAGGAACTGGGAAAGGGCTTTAGGCAACGCGGTCTTTATCTTTTTGCAGGCCCTGTAGGAAGTGGGAAAACTACCTTAATGCATGAATTAGCTAAGTCATTATTCAAGGGACAGCAGGTTATGTCTATTGAAGACCCAGTTGAGATTAAGCAAGAAGAGATGCTGCAATTACAACTTAATGAAGCTATTGGACTGAGCTATGAAAACTTGATAAAACTTTCTTTGCGCCACCGTCCAGATCTTTTAATCATTGGAGAAATCCGGGATAGCGAAACGGCTCGTGCTGTTGTAAGAGCGAGCTTAACGGGAGCTACAGTGTTTTCGACCATTCATGCAAAGAGTATTCGTGGGGTCTATGAGCGTCTTTTAGAACTTGGTGTCAGTGAAGATGAACTCGCAGTTGTTTTACAAGGTGTTTGCTACCAGAGACTAATCGGGGGAGGAGGAATTATTGATTTTGCAAACCAAAATTATTCAGAACACCAGGCAGAAAAATGGAATGAGCACATGGATCAGCTTCTTAAAGATGGACATATCACTGCCCTTCAAGCTGAAACGGAGAAAATTAGCTACCAGTAA